One Malus domestica chromosome 11, GDT2T_hap1 genomic region harbors:
- the LOC139189451 gene encoding uncharacterized protein, protein MKLDDTNYLFSQESSDNSAVLSGDSSTRVPSDEYKIWKMHDKALMQLITTTLSPAAISYAIGSTSSKDLWTQLKEQLSTIIRTNIFQLKSELQTIKKDNDSITLYLQKIKEARDFFTAAGVIFKDDHIVILTLNGLPAEFNTITSVIRGHETIISLKDLRSQLLVEETLPENASASLVLSALMAQNNGFTPKNQSFYNSGGNHVSPNSNAYKYFINRKKAEVGSIPIPI, encoded by the exons ATGAAATTGGATGATACAAATTATTTG TTTAGTCAAGAATCTTCTGATAACTCTGCAGTTTTATCTGGTGATTCCTCCACAAGAGTACCATCAGATGAATAcaagatttggaagatgcaTGATAAAGCATTGATGCAGTTAATCACTACAACTCTGTCTCCTGCTGCAATTTCTTATGCAATTGGCAGTACCAGTTCCAAAGATTTGTGGACTCAACTCAAAGAACAGCTCTCTACAATCATAAGAACAAACATCTTTCAACTCAAATCCGAGCTTCAAACCATAAAGAAGGATAATGATTCCATCACATTGTATTTGCAAAAAATTAAAGAAGCAAGAGATTTTTTTACTGCTGCTGGTGTAATCTTTAAGGATGATCATATTGTGATTCTTACACTAAATGGTTTGCCTGCTGAATTTAATACAATAACATCTGTGATTAGGGGTCATGAAACTATTATATCATTGAAAGATCTTCGATCTCAATTACTTGTTGAAGAAACTTTGCCTGAAAATGCATCTGCATCACTTGTGTTATCTGCACTCATGGCACAAAACAATGGTTTCACTCCCAAGAATCAATCCTTTTATAACTCTGGTGGCAACCATGTTAGTCCTAACTCTAATGCATACAAGTATTTCATCAACAGAAAAAAGGCAGAAGTCGGTTcaattccaattccaatttGA
- the LOC103453345 gene encoding transcription factor TGA9-like isoform X2 — MAFISSATCPDSSFFLEYKDENGLRKSCMAASHQVGDATTTATTAGLSSESGPSNHHIPYAVLHGMNVPSTSFLNQEGSAFDFGELEEAIARQVRNDEAQAPLFTAGGEEAGRPAATLEMFPSWPMRFHQTSRGSSKSGGEESTDSESQVNTLTTTTTNQLELEPESPMSKNPSSQAAFDQKHLHFQQHQQQQQLQQKLAISDTSRGPNSQTQSAPKPSQEKTLRRLAQNREAARKSRLRKKSYVQQLESSRIKLTQLEQELHRARAQGLFLGGAGGGLGNISSGAAIFDMEYGRWLEDDHRHMSEFRTGLQAHLSDSDLRLSVDGYISHYDELFQLKGVAAKSDVFHLITGMWTTPAERCFLWMGGFRPSELIKMLIGQLDPLTEQQFMGIYNLQQSSQQAEEALTQGLEQLHQSLVDTIAGGPVIDGMQQMAVALGKLTNLEGFVRQADNLRQQTLHQLRRILTVRQAARCFLVIGEYYGRLRALSSLWASRPRESMMSDDNSCQTTTELQMVQPSQNHFSSF, encoded by the exons ATGGCTTTTATTTCTTCTGCTACATGTCCTGATTCCAGCTTCTTCTTGGAGTACAAAGATGAAAATGGTCTGAGAAAATCTTGCATGGCGGCGAGTCATCAAGTTGGAGACGCCACTACCACTGCCACCACCGCTGGTTTGTCATCGGAATCAGGACCTTCCAATCACCATATCCCCTATGCTGTTCTTCATGGGATGAATGTTCCTTCCACCAGTTTTCT TAATCAAGAAGGATCTGCCTTTGATTTTGGGGAGCTGGAAGAAGCAATTGCGCGGCAAGTTAGAAACGATGAAGCTCAAGCAC CTTTATTCACAGCAGGGGGAGAAGAAGCAGGCAGGCCTGCTGCAACTCTTGAAATGTTTCCTTCATGGCCAATGAGATTCCACCAAACCTCAAGA GGGAGTTCAAAGTCAGGAGGGGAAGAAAGCACAGACTCAGAATCACAAGTGAACActctaacaacaacaacaacaaaccaGTTGGAACTGGAACCAGAATCTCCCATgagtaaaaatccttcttcTCAGGCTGCTTTTGATCAGAAGCATCTCCACTTTCAACAGCACCAGCAACAGCAACAATTACAGCAAAAGTTGGCAATTAGTGACACTTCCAGAGGACCTAATTCACAAACTCAATCAGCTCCCAAACCCTCCCaagagaag ACATTGAGACGTTTAGCTCAAAACAGAGAAGCTGCACGAAAAAGCCGCCTCAGAAAAAAG TCTTATGTACAACAGCTAGAATCAAGCAGGATAAAGCTTACACAGCTTGAGCAAGAACTTCATAGAGCGCGCGCTCAG gGGTTGTTCTTGGGTGGTGCCGGTGGTGGTCTTGGCAATATCAGCTCAG gtgCTGCAATATTTGACATGGAATATGGAAGATGGCTAGAAGACGACCACCGGCACATGTCGGAGTTCCGAACAGGGTTACAAGCACATTTATCGGACAGCGATCTTCGGCTAAGTGTGGACGGATATATTTCTCATTACGATGAACTTTTCCAGCTGAAAGGAGTGGCCGCTAAATCTGATGTGTTCCACCTCATAACTGGAATGTGGACTACTCCAGCTGAACGTTGCTTCCTCTGGATGGGTGGTTTTAGACCCTCTGAGCTCATCAAG ATGCTAATAGGACAGTTAGACCCACTAACAGAACAGCAATTCATGGGGATCTATAACCTACAACAGTCCTCACAACAAGCAGAAGAGGCCCTTACTCAAGGTCTAGAGCAGCTTCATCAGTCTCTGGTCGACACCATTGCCGGTGGGCCAGTCATCGACGGCATGCAACAGATGGCTGTGGCTTTGGGGAAGCTCACTAATCTTGAAGGCTTCGTTCGCCAG GCTGATAACTTGAGACAACAAACCCTTCATCAGTTGCGTCGCATATTGACAGTTCGTCAGGCAGCGAGATGCTTTCTTGTAATCGGAGAGTACTATGGACGATTAAGGGCACTTAGTTCTCTTTGGGCATCTCGACCGCGAGA GAGCATGATGAGCGATGATAACTCATGCCAAACGACGACAGAACTACAAATGGTACAACCTTCGCAGAATCATTTCTCATCCTTTTGA
- the LOC103453345 gene encoding transcription factor TGA9-like isoform X1: protein MAFISSATCPDSSFFLEYKDENGLRKSCMAASHQVGDATTTATTAGLSSESGPSNHHIPYAVLHGMNVPSTSFLNQEGSAFDFGELEEAIARQVRNDEAQAPLFTAGGEEAGRPAATLEMFPSWPMRFHQTSRGSSKSGGEESTDSESQVNTLTTTTTNQLELEPESPMSKNPSSQAAFDQKHLHFQQHQQQQQLQQKLAISDTSRGPNSQTQSAPKPSQEKRKGAGSTSENKQLDAKTLRRLAQNREAARKSRLRKKSYVQQLESSRIKLTQLEQELHRARAQGLFLGGAGGGLGNISSGAAIFDMEYGRWLEDDHRHMSEFRTGLQAHLSDSDLRLSVDGYISHYDELFQLKGVAAKSDVFHLITGMWTTPAERCFLWMGGFRPSELIKMLIGQLDPLTEQQFMGIYNLQQSSQQAEEALTQGLEQLHQSLVDTIAGGPVIDGMQQMAVALGKLTNLEGFVRQADNLRQQTLHQLRRILTVRQAARCFLVIGEYYGRLRALSSLWASRPRESMMSDDNSCQTTTELQMVQPSQNHFSSF, encoded by the exons ATGGCTTTTATTTCTTCTGCTACATGTCCTGATTCCAGCTTCTTCTTGGAGTACAAAGATGAAAATGGTCTGAGAAAATCTTGCATGGCGGCGAGTCATCAAGTTGGAGACGCCACTACCACTGCCACCACCGCTGGTTTGTCATCGGAATCAGGACCTTCCAATCACCATATCCCCTATGCTGTTCTTCATGGGATGAATGTTCCTTCCACCAGTTTTCT TAATCAAGAAGGATCTGCCTTTGATTTTGGGGAGCTGGAAGAAGCAATTGCGCGGCAAGTTAGAAACGATGAAGCTCAAGCAC CTTTATTCACAGCAGGGGGAGAAGAAGCAGGCAGGCCTGCTGCAACTCTTGAAATGTTTCCTTCATGGCCAATGAGATTCCACCAAACCTCAAGA GGGAGTTCAAAGTCAGGAGGGGAAGAAAGCACAGACTCAGAATCACAAGTGAACActctaacaacaacaacaacaaaccaGTTGGAACTGGAACCAGAATCTCCCATgagtaaaaatccttcttcTCAGGCTGCTTTTGATCAGAAGCATCTCCACTTTCAACAGCACCAGCAACAGCAACAATTACAGCAAAAGTTGGCAATTAGTGACACTTCCAGAGGACCTAATTCACAAACTCAATCAGCTCCCAAACCCTCCCaagagaag AGGAAGGGAGCTGGTTCAACATCAGAGAATAAACAACTTGATGCTAAG ACATTGAGACGTTTAGCTCAAAACAGAGAAGCTGCACGAAAAAGCCGCCTCAGAAAAAAG TCTTATGTACAACAGCTAGAATCAAGCAGGATAAAGCTTACACAGCTTGAGCAAGAACTTCATAGAGCGCGCGCTCAG gGGTTGTTCTTGGGTGGTGCCGGTGGTGGTCTTGGCAATATCAGCTCAG gtgCTGCAATATTTGACATGGAATATGGAAGATGGCTAGAAGACGACCACCGGCACATGTCGGAGTTCCGAACAGGGTTACAAGCACATTTATCGGACAGCGATCTTCGGCTAAGTGTGGACGGATATATTTCTCATTACGATGAACTTTTCCAGCTGAAAGGAGTGGCCGCTAAATCTGATGTGTTCCACCTCATAACTGGAATGTGGACTACTCCAGCTGAACGTTGCTTCCTCTGGATGGGTGGTTTTAGACCCTCTGAGCTCATCAAG ATGCTAATAGGACAGTTAGACCCACTAACAGAACAGCAATTCATGGGGATCTATAACCTACAACAGTCCTCACAACAAGCAGAAGAGGCCCTTACTCAAGGTCTAGAGCAGCTTCATCAGTCTCTGGTCGACACCATTGCCGGTGGGCCAGTCATCGACGGCATGCAACAGATGGCTGTGGCTTTGGGGAAGCTCACTAATCTTGAAGGCTTCGTTCGCCAG GCTGATAACTTGAGACAACAAACCCTTCATCAGTTGCGTCGCATATTGACAGTTCGTCAGGCAGCGAGATGCTTTCTTGTAATCGGAGAGTACTATGGACGATTAAGGGCACTTAGTTCTCTTTGGGCATCTCGACCGCGAGA GAGCATGATGAGCGATGATAACTCATGCCAAACGACGACAGAACTACAAATGGTACAACCTTCGCAGAATCATTTCTCATCCTTTTGA
- the LOC103453345 gene encoding transcription factor TGA9-like isoform X3, producing MAASHQVGDATTTATTAGLSSESGPSNHHIPYAVLHGMNVPSTSFLNQEGSAFDFGELEEAIARQVRNDEAQAPLFTAGGEEAGRPAATLEMFPSWPMRFHQTSRGSSKSGGEESTDSESQVNTLTTTTTNQLELEPESPMSKNPSSQAAFDQKHLHFQQHQQQQQLQQKLAISDTSRGPNSQTQSAPKPSQEKRKGAGSTSENKQLDAKTLRRLAQNREAARKSRLRKKSYVQQLESSRIKLTQLEQELHRARAQGLFLGGAGGGLGNISSGAAIFDMEYGRWLEDDHRHMSEFRTGLQAHLSDSDLRLSVDGYISHYDELFQLKGVAAKSDVFHLITGMWTTPAERCFLWMGGFRPSELIKMLIGQLDPLTEQQFMGIYNLQQSSQQAEEALTQGLEQLHQSLVDTIAGGPVIDGMQQMAVALGKLTNLEGFVRQADNLRQQTLHQLRRILTVRQAARCFLVIGEYYGRLRALSSLWASRPRESMMSDDNSCQTTTELQMVQPSQNHFSSF from the exons ATGGCGGCGAGTCATCAAGTTGGAGACGCCACTACCACTGCCACCACCGCTGGTTTGTCATCGGAATCAGGACCTTCCAATCACCATATCCCCTATGCTGTTCTTCATGGGATGAATGTTCCTTCCACCAGTTTTCT TAATCAAGAAGGATCTGCCTTTGATTTTGGGGAGCTGGAAGAAGCAATTGCGCGGCAAGTTAGAAACGATGAAGCTCAAGCAC CTTTATTCACAGCAGGGGGAGAAGAAGCAGGCAGGCCTGCTGCAACTCTTGAAATGTTTCCTTCATGGCCAATGAGATTCCACCAAACCTCAAGA GGGAGTTCAAAGTCAGGAGGGGAAGAAAGCACAGACTCAGAATCACAAGTGAACActctaacaacaacaacaacaaaccaGTTGGAACTGGAACCAGAATCTCCCATgagtaaaaatccttcttcTCAGGCTGCTTTTGATCAGAAGCATCTCCACTTTCAACAGCACCAGCAACAGCAACAATTACAGCAAAAGTTGGCAATTAGTGACACTTCCAGAGGACCTAATTCACAAACTCAATCAGCTCCCAAACCCTCCCaagagaag AGGAAGGGAGCTGGTTCAACATCAGAGAATAAACAACTTGATGCTAAG ACATTGAGACGTTTAGCTCAAAACAGAGAAGCTGCACGAAAAAGCCGCCTCAGAAAAAAG TCTTATGTACAACAGCTAGAATCAAGCAGGATAAAGCTTACACAGCTTGAGCAAGAACTTCATAGAGCGCGCGCTCAG gGGTTGTTCTTGGGTGGTGCCGGTGGTGGTCTTGGCAATATCAGCTCAG gtgCTGCAATATTTGACATGGAATATGGAAGATGGCTAGAAGACGACCACCGGCACATGTCGGAGTTCCGAACAGGGTTACAAGCACATTTATCGGACAGCGATCTTCGGCTAAGTGTGGACGGATATATTTCTCATTACGATGAACTTTTCCAGCTGAAAGGAGTGGCCGCTAAATCTGATGTGTTCCACCTCATAACTGGAATGTGGACTACTCCAGCTGAACGTTGCTTCCTCTGGATGGGTGGTTTTAGACCCTCTGAGCTCATCAAG ATGCTAATAGGACAGTTAGACCCACTAACAGAACAGCAATTCATGGGGATCTATAACCTACAACAGTCCTCACAACAAGCAGAAGAGGCCCTTACTCAAGGTCTAGAGCAGCTTCATCAGTCTCTGGTCGACACCATTGCCGGTGGGCCAGTCATCGACGGCATGCAACAGATGGCTGTGGCTTTGGGGAAGCTCACTAATCTTGAAGGCTTCGTTCGCCAG GCTGATAACTTGAGACAACAAACCCTTCATCAGTTGCGTCGCATATTGACAGTTCGTCAGGCAGCGAGATGCTTTCTTGTAATCGGAGAGTACTATGGACGATTAAGGGCACTTAGTTCTCTTTGGGCATCTCGACCGCGAGA GAGCATGATGAGCGATGATAACTCATGCCAAACGACGACAGAACTACAAATGGTACAACCTTCGCAGAATCATTTCTCATCCTTTTGA